One genomic region from Bacillus rossius redtenbacheri isolate Brsri chromosome 6, Brsri_v3, whole genome shotgun sequence encodes:
- the LOC134532803 gene encoding ubiquitin-like modifier-activating enzyme 1 gives MSSAEVVENSIDPPAKKRKLAAGFTKIQEAVADMAQNGTPSTSQDIDDGLYSRQLYVIGVDAMRRMACSDVLISGLGGLGVEIAKNIILGGVKSVTLHDEKQCSILDLSSQFYLSERDIGKNRAEACLEQLSELNMYVPTKIHTGPLTEDIIKEFKVVVLTSCSLEEQFRVSELTRANNVALIIADSRGLFSQIFCDFGESFSVLDVNGENPVSAMIANISRDKDGVVTCLDDTRHGLEDGDYVTFSEVQGMTELNGCEPKKISILGPYTFSIGDTSGYSEYVRGGMVTQVKMPKILSFKCLKESLKEPEFLITDFAKFDRPPQIHLAFIALHKYVEQYGDLPKPWNSEDAEKFVALAKVSTVDGGTDSEVNADILEIFAMISRGDLSPMNSFTGGVVAQEVMKACCGKFSPIFQWMYFDALECLPPDFKKVAEKDCQMQGTRYDSQVAVFGTEFQKRLGKLKYFIVGAGAIGCELLKNFAMMGVGAGEGGKIIVTDMDLIEKSNLNRQFLFRHSDIQRPKSQVAAKVVRRMNPEVNVEAHENRVGPETENVYDDKFFEVLDGVANALDNVNARIYMDRRCVYYRKPLLESGTLGTKGNTQVVVPFLTESYSSSQDPPEKSIPICTLKNFPNAIEHTLQWARDSFEGLFKQAAENAKQYIADPLFVERTLKLPGVQPLEVLESVKQALVDNRPYSFEDCITWARCHWQEQFNDQIRQLLFNFPPDQLTSSNQPFWSGPKRCPKPLVFDSKNSLHLDYVLAAANLKAEVYGIPQNRDRDYIDQFVQTIEVPEFVPKSGVKIAETDTQLQVANGTGNLDHDRLNQLLKDLPPRKELGNLRITPLEFEKDDDSNLHIDFIAASSNLRATNYGIQPADRHKSKQIAGKIIPAIATTTSVVAGLVCLELYKFAQGFNTLEPFKNGFVNLALPFFGFSEPVAAAKLKYYDKEWTLWDRFEVEGELTLRQFLDYFKNEHNLEITMLSQGVCMLYSFFMAQAKCLERMSLPMSEVVKKVSKKKLEPHVKALVFELCCNDDEGNDVEVPYVRYTLPN, from the coding sequence ATGTCTAGTGCTGAAGTGGTTGAAAATTCCATTGACCCTCCAGCTAAAAAGCGGAAACTAGCTGCTGGATTTACAAAGATTCAGGAGGCAGTTGCAGACATGGCGCAGAATGGAACTCCAAGCACCAGTCAAGACATCGACGATGGGCTGTATTCCAGACAGCTTTATGTGATTGGCGTTGATGCTATGCGTCGAATGGCCTGTTCTGACGTACTAATTTCTGGCCTCGGTGGTTTGGGAGTTGAAATcgccaaaaatattattttgggtgGAGTTAAGTCTGTGACTCTACATGATGAAAAGCAGTGTAGTATTTTGGACTTGTCATCTCAGTTTTACCTGTCTGAAAGGGACATTGGGAAAAATCGTGCAGAAGCTTGTTTGGAACAACTCTCGGAGTTGAATATGTATGTACCAACCAAAATTCATACTGGTCCTTTGACAGAGGACATTATTAAAGAATTTAAAGTTGTAGTTCTTACTAGTTGTTCTCTTGAAGAACAGTTCAGAGTTAGCGAACTTACTCGTGCCAATAATGTGGCTCTTATTATTGCAGATAGCAGAGGTCTTTTCTCTCAGATATTTTGTGACTTTGGTGAAAGTTTCTCTGTTCTTGATGTCAATGGGGAAAATCCAGTTTCGGCAATGATTGCTAACATTTCGCGAGATAAAGATGGTGTTGTTACGTGTCTGGATGACACACGGCATGGACTTGAAGATGGAGACTATGTTACATTTTCTGAAGTGCAGGGAATGACTGAACTAAATGGTtgtgaaccaaaaaaaatttctattttggGACCGTATACATTCAGTATTGGAGACACAAGTGGATACAGCGAATATGTTCGAGGTGGTATGGTCACACAAGTAAAGATGCCAAAAATTTTGAGTTTCAAATGTTTGAAAGAATCTCTGAAAGAGCCAGAATTTTTGATTACAGACTTTGCCAAATTTGATCGACCACCTCAGATCCATTTGGCGTTTATTGCACTTCATAAATATGTGGAGCAGTATGGAGACCTTCCAAAGCCGTGGAACAGTGAAGATGCTGAAAAATTTGTGGCCCTTGCAAAAGTCTCCACTGTTGATGGTGGTACTGACTCTGAAGTAAACGCAGACATTCTGGAAATCTTTGCCATGATTTCACGTGGAGATCTATCACCTATGAATTCTTTTACAGGTGGGGTTGTGGCACAGGAAGTGATGAAGGCATGTTGTGGCAAATTCAGCCCTATTTTTCAGTGGATGTACTTTGATGCATTGGAATGTCTTCCCCCTGACTTTAAGAAAGTGGCTGAAAAGGATTGTCAGATGCAAGGGACAAGATACGATTCCCAGGTAGCAGTTTTTGGAACTGAATTTCAAAAGCGTCTTGggaaattaaagtattttattgttGGAGCTGGAGCAATTGGCTGCGAGCTGTTAAAAAACTTTGCTATGATGGGAGTTGGTGCAGGAGAAGGTGGTAAGATAATAGTTACCGACATGGATCTTATTGAGAAATCAAATTTGAACCGTCAGTTCCTTTTTCGACACAGCGACATTCAGCGTCCCAAGTCTCAGGTTGCAGCAAAGGTGGTGCGTAGGATGAATCCTGAGGTGAATGTAGAAGCCCATGAAAACCGTGTTGGTCCAGAGACAGAGAATGTCTATGATGATAAATTTTTTGAGGTTCTCGATGGAGTGGCAAATGCATTGGACAATGTAAATGCTAGAATTTACATGGATCGTCGCTGCGTATACTATCGCAAGCCTCTTCTGGAATCTGGAACTCTGGGCACCAAAGGAAATACTCAGGTTGTTGTACCATTTTTAACAGAGTCGTACAGCTCATCCCAAGATCCGCCTGAGAAGAGTATTCCCATATGCACACTCAAGAACTTTCCAAATGCCATTGAGCACACATTGCAATGGGCTCGTGATAGTTTTGAAGGACTGTTCAAGCAAGCAGCAGAAAATGCTAAGCAGTACATAGCTGATCCACTATTTGTGGAGCGTACATTGAAATTGCCTGGTGTGCAACCTTTGGAGGTGTTAGAATCTGTGAAACAAGCACTGGTTGACAATCGTCCATATTCATTTGAGGATTGTATCACGTGGGCCAGATGCCATTGGCAGGAACAATTTAATGACCAGATACGTCAGTTATTATTCAATTTTCCCCCAGATCAGCTGACATCCAGCAACCAACCATTTTGGTCAGGGCCAAAGAGGTGCCCCAAGCCTCTTGTATTCGACTCCAAGAACAGCCTTCACTTGGACTACGTACTGGCAGCTGCTAATCTTAAAGCAGAAGTGTACGGCATTCCACAGAACCGTGATCGTGATTACATCGATCAATTTGTGCAAACTATCGAGGTTCCGGAGTTTGTCCCGAAATCAGGTGTCAAAATTGCAGAGACTGATACTCAACTTCAAGTGGCCAATGGTACTGGAAACTTAGATCACGACAGATTAAATCAACTCTTGAAAGACTTGCCACCACGTAAAGAACTTGGTAATCTGCGTATCACTCCGCTAGAATTCGAAAAAGATGACGACTCAAATCTTCACATAGACTTCATAGCGGCATCATCGAATCTACGTGCCACCAACTACGGCATTCAACCAGCAGACCGCCACAAAAGCAAGCAGATAGCAGGCAAGATCATCCCTGCTATTGCCACCACCACCTCTGTGGTTGCTGGGCTTGTATGCTTGGAACTGTACAAGTTTGCCCAGGGCTTTAACACCTTAGAGCCATTTAAAAATGGTTTTGTCAATTTGGCACTTCCATTTTTTGGCTTCTCCGAGCCAGTTGCAGCTGCCAAGCTGAAATACTACGACAAGGAGTGGACTCTGTGGGACCGGTTTGAGGTGGAAGGAGAGTTGACGCTGCGGCAGTTTCTGGACTACTTCAAGAACGAGCACAACCTGGAGATTACGATGCTGTCACAGGGGGTGTGCATGTTGTACTCGTTCTTCATGGCCCAGGCCAAGTGCCTGGAGCGCATGAGCCTGCCCATGTCGGAGGTGGTGAAGAAGGTCTCCAAGAAGAAACTTGAGCCCCACGTGAAGGCACTGGTGTTCGAGCTGTGCTGCAACGATGATGAGGGTAATGATGTTGAGGTACCGTATGTGCGCTACACTCTCCCCAACTAA